The following nucleotide sequence is from Treponema pectinovorum.
ATATTCAACACAATTTTTAAAAGTTACGGAGATGTTCTCTTGTAAAAAGATTTCAACTTCCTGCTCCGTCATTTTTTTGTGAAACACCTGAGTTTTTGTGTAGAACTCCGCAATGTAAGTTTTTGTATCAGCATTTGCCGAAGTTGCGATTTTTATCTTTACTCTAAGGAAATCCTGGCCGAGTATTTGTTTTATATTTTTTATAGGCTTTGAAAGCGTTGCGGATAAAAGCATAATTCATTTTACAGAAATATCAGATGCACTGGTAGAGGCAGCGTCGCGCATGGCGAATTGTACGTGCTTTTTTGATAGTCTCCACTACGACAATCGATTAGATGTTTTATAAATGATTTTTTGCAGTACTTGCTTTTGTATACATTTAAAGTGGCTGGTGCAAAATGCGTGAAACAAAAATGTTTCTCAAACTACTATATTTTTATCCGCAAATTCCGCTATATTAGATGTATGGGAAAAATAATTGTTTTTGTTAATCAGAAGGGTGGCGTTGGCAAAACAACTTCCGCTATAAACATTGGGGCGTACATCGCTCTTACTGGTAAAAAAGTGCTTTTGGTCGATTTTGACTCGCAGGGAAATATGTCCAGTGGAGTTGGAGTTTCAAAAGATAAACCTACTATTTATGAACTTTTGGCAGAACAGTGCACTGCCGATGAAGCGATAAAACACACCGCTGTGCAAAATCTCGATGCAATAAGCGCATCGATTGACCTTTCTGGTGCTGCGATTGAGCTTGTCGATCAGGAAAACCGAGAGTTCTTTTTAAAAAATGCATTAACTCCTCTTAAAGAAAAATATGATTACATCTTAATTGACTGCCCGCCTTCACTTGGAATTTTAACATTGAACGGGCTTGCGGCTGCGGATTCTGTTATGGTTCCTATGCAGTGCGAATATTTTGCTCTTGAAGGAATCACTTTGCTTTTGCAAACCGTTAAAAAGGTTCAAAAATCTATAAATCCCGATTTAGTTATAGGTGGGATTTTCTTTACGATGTATGACAGCAGAACTCGCCTTGCACAAGATGTTGTTCGCCAAGTTCAAGCGTATTTTAAAGATGTCGTATTCAATACGATAATTCCTCGCAATGTCCGCCTTTCAGAAGCGCCTTCTCATGGAGAGCCAATTTGCCTTTATGATCCAGAATGCGTTGGTGCAAAGAGTTATGAAAAACTTTCTCAAGAGGTAATTCGCCGTGGCTAAAAAATTTGGATTGGGAAATGGGCTTGATTCTCTTTTGGGCTCTTCTAAAAGCGATGGAGCGGATTTAAAAACTGATGTTGCTCAAAATGAAAATTCTTTTTCTCAAAAAAAATCAAATCTTCCTGTAGGTATAGAACAAGATGAATTCGGAAGGCTCTGGGTTGAAACTGAACTTTTAAAGCCGAACCCTCATCAGCCTAGACAGGAGTTTGACGAAGATAAACTAAAAGAACTTGCGGAGTCGATTAAAGAAAATGGCATAATTCAGCCTATAACTGTTGAAGATGCAAAGGATGGATTCTTCTATATAATTGCAGGCGAGAGGCGTACCCGTGCTTCTAAAATTGCAGGCCTTAAAAAAGTTCCAGTCCAACTTTCTGCATTTAGTGAACAAAAAAAACTCGAAGTTGCGTTGATTGAAAATATTCAGCGTGCAGATTTAAATCCAATTGAAGAAGCAAAAGCATATTATAAATTGATGGAATTGGGTGGTTTAAAGCAGGAAGAAGTTGCTCAAAAAGTTGGCAAAAATCGGGCTACCGTTGCAAACGCAATCAGGCTTTTAAAACTTCCAGAGGATATTCAAAACGCATTGGTAACTTCTCAAATTACAGCAGGGCATGCAAGGGCTTTGCTCATGGTAAAAGACAAGATGAACATGCAAATCCTGTTTGGAAAAATCGTAGGGCAATCTCTTTCAGTTCATCAGGCGGAAGTTATGGCTGGCGAAATAAATAATCCGCCTGTAAAAGAACAAAAAGCAAAAAATCCAGCTGCACAAAAGCGCGATCCTGATTTAATCGATGTGGAAACAAAATTGATTGAAAAACTCGGCACAAAGGTTCAGATAAAAGGCGATTACGAAAAAGGTTCAATCGAAATTTCATATTTCAGCAAAGACGATTTTGACCGGCTTTTCGATTTGATAAATCGCTAGAGTTTTGTTCAGCAATTTTTGCAGACGATTTTAACACTTTTTTTGTTTTGTAACGGCTGGTGTGATTTTGCAAAGCTATTTTTAATAGAAAATTTTGCTCGTCCATTCCAAATTGAGTTTTCCGTTTATTTGAGTTACAAGGTTCACAGCACAATTTGGAAAACTTATTTCCCAATAGCGCTCAAGCGGACGTTTATCCACATACATCAAAAGCGATTGCAATGTTCCACCGTGAGTTGTAATCAAAATATTTTTTTCAGCCTTGTTATCTGCATACTCACTTGTTCCAAGAGGCTTTATCTCGTTTTCCCAAAAATTCTTTGTTCTTTCTAGCACTTCTACAAAAGTTTCGCCACCAGTTAAAGGCCTATAATCTTTTGGCGAAATAAAAAAATTCTTAAATCCTGCAAATTTTGGATTTGTTTCACGTTCTTGTTGAGTTGCACCTTCTATCTCTCCAAAAGCAAATTCTATCAGCCTTTCATCGCTTGTTATATTGCTTTCGCTTAATCCGCTTATAATTTTTGCTGTCTGTTTTGCGCGACTCAAAGGACTCGTGTACACATGGTCAAAAAAAATCCCTTGATTTTTGAAAGCCTCTGCAGTTTTTTGTGCCTGTTCTATGCCCGTTTTTGTGAGAGGGATATCCGACCTGCCCTGAACTCTGAATTCTTTGTTCCACGAGGTTTCGCCGTGTCGAATTATGTATATGTTCATTTTATTCAATTTTACTCTACGCCGTTCCAGCAGTATGTGCACAATCTTTCGTGAGGAATTCCGGTTGAGTCGAGCATATCGTCTAATCTGTGGAATCTAAGGCTTGTAAAGTGCAGCTGCTTACGGATTTCTTCCTGCATTTTTTTGTATTCTTCTGTGTCTGGATTGCAGTATTTTGCGAGGATTTTGTTGCTCACATTCTCACCTTCAAACTGCTTTACAACTCGCCTTGCTATCAAATCCATCTCGGTCTTTGAACGACTAAAATTCAGGTATTTGCAGCCAAACATTATTGGCGGGCAGGCTGGCCTGACGTGAACTTCTTTAGCTCCACTTTGATATAAAAAATCCGTAGTTTCGCGCAGTTGTGTTCCGCGCACTATGGAATCGTCAATTAGCAAAATGCTTTTATCTTTTATGAGCTGAGGAACTGGAATTAACTTCATGTGTGCAATCAGATTCCGCTGTTCCTGACTTGTAGGCATAAAAGAGCGTGGCCAGGTCGGCGTATATTTTATGAATGGACGAGTGAACGGAATTCCTGCTTCGTTTGCATATCCTACAGCGTGTGCGGTTCCTGAATCTGGAACACCTGCGGCACAATCTGGATGAATATTGTCCGCTTTATCGCGCTTTGCAAGATACCGTCCGCAGTTGTATCTCATCGCTTCCACGTTTACGCCTTCGTAGCACGCAGTTGGATATCCGTAATAAATCCACAAGAACGTACAGATTTTCATATCTTTTTGCGGATTTTGAAGAATTTCGTATCTGTCAGAAGTTACAAATACTATTTCGGCAGGTCCTAATTCGTGTTCATCGGTGTAGCCCAAATTCATATAAGCAAAATTTTCAAATGAAAGGCAATGCGAAAGTATAGAACCTTTTGCATCTTTTTTTATGCCGATTTGCAAAGGAGTTCTTCCCCATTTGTCCCTTGCTCCGTAAATTCCTTCTGGAGTTGCAATTAAGAGCGTTATTGAACCTTTTATTTTTGATTGTACGTATTGAATTCCTTTTAGAATCGATTTTTGTGTGTTGATGAGCGAAAGTATCAATTCTGTCTGATTTATTTCGCCACCAGACATCTCAAGAAAAGCGTTCCCGCCATCTAAAAGTTCTTTTACGAGTTCGTCTTTGTTGTTTACAACTCCAACTGTGGTCAAGGCAAAAAGCCCAAGGTGCGAGCGTGCCAAAAGTGGCTGTGGCTCATAGTCGGAAATGCAACCTATTCCAATTTTGCCTTTCATCTCTTCTATGTCGGTTTCAAATTTTGTTCTAAAAGGGGAGTTTTGGATATTGTGGATTGCTCTTTTAAACTTGTTGTCGTTTAAATAAACTGCAAGTCCTCCGCGGCGTGTTCCCAAGTGCGAGTGATAATCCGTGCCAAAGAATAAATCCATAGAACAATCATCTTTTGATGCAACCCCAAAAATTCCGCCCATAGCTTAACTCCCATTCTTTAAAAGTTTTTCTTATAAAAGAAGAACAAATTATAGTAATCTGAATGTTTTTTTACAATGACGGAGATTTTTTTTAATTACGGAAAGCAAGTGGATAATCAAGCCAGCAGC
It contains:
- a CDS encoding ParA family protein, whose translation is MGKIIVFVNQKGGVGKTTSAINIGAYIALTGKKVLLVDFDSQGNMSSGVGVSKDKPTIYELLAEQCTADEAIKHTAVQNLDAISASIDLSGAAIELVDQENREFFLKNALTPLKEKYDYILIDCPPSLGILTLNGLAAADSVMVPMQCEYFALEGITLLLQTVKKVQKSINPDLVIGGIFFTMYDSRTRLAQDVVRQVQAYFKDVVFNTIIPRNVRLSEAPSHGEPICLYDPECVGAKSYEKLSQEVIRRG
- a CDS encoding ParB/RepB/Spo0J family partition protein, which encodes MAKKFGLGNGLDSLLGSSKSDGADLKTDVAQNENSFSQKKSNLPVGIEQDEFGRLWVETELLKPNPHQPRQEFDEDKLKELAESIKENGIIQPITVEDAKDGFFYIIAGERRTRASKIAGLKKVPVQLSAFSEQKKLEVALIENIQRADLNPIEEAKAYYKLMELGGLKQEEVAQKVGKNRATVANAIRLLKLPEDIQNALVTSQITAGHARALLMVKDKMNMQILFGKIVGQSLSVHQAEVMAGEINNPPVKEQKAKNPAAQKRDPDLIDVETKLIEKLGTKVQIKGDYEKGSIEISYFSKDDFDRLFDLINR
- a CDS encoding histidine phosphatase family protein → MNIYIIRHGETSWNKEFRVQGRSDIPLTKTGIEQAQKTAEAFKNQGIFFDHVYTSPLSRAKQTAKIISGLSESNITSDERLIEFAFGEIEGATQQERETNPKFAGFKNFFISPKDYRPLTGGETFVEVLERTKNFWENEIKPLGTSEYADNKAEKNILITTHGGTLQSLLMYVDKRPLERYWEISFPNCAVNLVTQINGKLNLEWTSKIFY
- a CDS encoding phosphoribosyltransferase family protein, translating into MGGIFGVASKDDCSMDLFFGTDYHSHLGTRRGGLAVYLNDNKFKRAIHNIQNSPFRTKFETDIEEMKGKIGIGCISDYEPQPLLARSHLGLFALTTVGVVNNKDELVKELLDGGNAFLEMSGGEINQTELILSLINTQKSILKGIQYVQSKIKGSITLLIATPEGIYGARDKWGRTPLQIGIKKDAKGSILSHCLSFENFAYMNLGYTDEHELGPAEIVFVTSDRYEILQNPQKDMKICTFLWIYYGYPTACYEGVNVEAMRYNCGRYLAKRDKADNIHPDCAAGVPDSGTAHAVGYANEAGIPFTRPFIKYTPTWPRSFMPTSQEQRNLIAHMKLIPVPQLIKDKSILLIDDSIVRGTQLRETTDFLYQSGAKEVHVRPACPPIMFGCKYLNFSRSKTEMDLIARRVVKQFEGENVSNKILAKYCNPDTEEYKKMQEEIRKQLHFTSLRFHRLDDMLDSTGIPHERLCTYCWNGVE